A genomic region of Plasmodium malariae genome assembly, chromosome: 14 contains the following coding sequences:
- the PmUG01_14030100 gene encoding DEAD box helicase, putative, with translation MENYVIEYIFLLKCFIFNLNSSKRCSLYRYIIFFIYLKNILLAKKCMRTKENTHFSFIRKVVPSVKAQNFLRNSDDKNIHNIYYLKKKYEQQGNKNKKTVVFIEKGTSNDENKVSYIKGNFKNNSSVKEIKSLSNLQKNFIYLLERNNNVLMHAKTSSGKTTICLFYFILKFFYNCEFVFDEDINRDRYLYNSAYYKNFYNNNSDDQHDYSSYNHSNYNSHSNYYNYINYNNCSTIYGLNKQAKKGGHANKLKYTSFSEKYEEIYDIKENKDLLLEGRFKSVLKKGEKILILCPSKELCVQIAQNILSFINNKKAQIVKLFIDKQDEVIAKQKQSTRDIIKNKKNEEQKGKLDIDPSITKDIGDNVNPNLFKNIKNSVNGEKKVGQIKRHKLGINMKLASSDSNNSKISNISNNNYNSSNSDSNDINNNINNNANSRNSDGGHIFQNIENLSDAIIFDEMKTLRDSTFLVGTPMCFKNYILKLEKGMLKSFLQSIKYIFFDEIDRLFPSVKRCRSLRTKNNIKRKNAHLILETLMYMNRKDTVFVGCSSTLNRETHRRICKLLCLNRGNEKKKIYVLREKNYSSGAFGDTDSATPSDITRHMTSVDLSNNLSSNLSNNMSNSLSNNMSNSLSNNMSNSLSNNMSNNMSSNLSNNMSNDMSNDMSNDMSNDMSNDMSNSLNSNLSDTPSNRMNNGVIKNCGKPKEEAQINKLGKGSHCDSIHEKSCSTMCSHEQNSFNKKEGKEWDKENANLFNFDNYINSEDTLQKYVIKVRIPNSIYHFYHVVSDQLYSSKIKEAYEIIEDFKNKKILILVKNGYSLMDLKKYLNEKKVFSVLLHEKLQISLRHNNKNLSKMCRSYEDIKNLREIASRDEEVEKEVKKVIESKEATTEAEVDVKVEKEQKQKYINKFPIIISSFDSIRGFHINNLDIVILCNKPKNVNEYIHLCGRVGRRDNMGHSILLEDEKNINMVRNWLNNIKVDFNKLRLKRDLSKLGKSSSEEKTTQKKNDLNYISSCILNELGDNTLCI, from the coding sequence atggaaaattatgtaattgaatatatttttttgttgaaatgttttatatttaatttgaaCAGCAGTAAGAGGTGTTCCCTCTAcagatatataattttcttcatttatttaaaaaatattttattagcGAAAAAATGTATGAGGACAAAGGAAAATACACATTTCTCTTTTATTAGAAAAGTAGTACCTTCTGTCAAAGCGCAGAATTTTTTACGAAACAgtgatgataaaaatatccataacatttattatttaaagaaaaagtatgaacaacaaggaaataaaaataagaagacTGTTGTTTTTATTGAAAAGGGTACTTCAAACGATGAGAATAAAGTAAGTTATATAAAAggcaattttaaaaataatagtagtgTAAAAGAAATCAAATCCTTGagtaatttacaaaaaaattttatctaCCTCCTCGAACGGAATAATAATGTTCTTATGCATGCAAAGACATCTAGTGGAAAAACAactatttgtttattttattttattttaaaatttttttacaattgtGAATTTGTTTTTGACGAAGATATTAACAGAGACAGATATTTGTATAACAGTgcatattacaaaaatttttataataataactcAGATGACCAGCATGACTACAGCAGCTATAACCATAGTAACTATAATAGCCACAgcaattattataactacATCAACTATAATAATTGCAGTACCATATATGGCTTAAATAAACAGGCGAAAAAAGGAGGGCATGCAAATAAGCTTAAGTACACATCATTTAGTGAAAAGTATGAGGAAATTTATGATATTAAAGAAAACAAAGATTTATTACTAGAAGGAAGATTTAAAAGTGTATTaaaaaagggggaaaaaattcttattttatgcCCATCTAAAGAATTATGTGTACAGATTGCTCAGAATATACTAtcctttataaataataaaaaggcaCAAATTGTTAAGTTGTTTATTGATAAGCAAGATGAGGTGATAGCAAAGCAAAAACAGAGTACGAgggatataataaaaaacaaaaaaaacgaaGAGCAAAAAGGGAAATTAGACATAGATCCTTCAATAACCAAAGATATTGGTGATAATGTAAACCCCAATTTGTTTAAGAACATAAAAAACAGTGTTAATGGTGAAAAAAAGGTGGGACAAATAAAAAGACACAAGTTGGGAATAAACATGAAGTTGGCTAGCTCAGACAGCAATAACAGTAAGATAAGCAACATAAGTAACAACAATTATAACAGCAGTAATAGTGATAGTAATgacattaataataatatcaataaTAACGCTAATAGCCGTAATAGCGATGGGGGCCatattttccaaaatatTGAAAACCTAAGCGACGCGATTATATTCGATGAAATGAAAACTTTAAGGGACTCTACTTTTCTTGTAGGAACCCCTATGTgctttaaaaattacatcTTAAAGCTAGAAAAGGGTATGTTAAAATCTTTTTTACAaagtattaaatatattttttttgatgaaATTGATAGGTTGTTTCCGTCAGTTAAGAGATGCAGATCATTAAGaacgaaaaataatattaaaagaaaaaacgcACATTTAATATTGGAAACGTTAATGTATATGAATAGAAAAGATACAGTTTTTGTTGGATGTTCAAGTACTCTAAATAGGGAAACACACAGACGAATATGTAAGCTTCTGTGTTTGAACAGAggcaatgaaaaaaagaaaatttacgTGTTGAGGGAGAAGAACTATTCATCGGGTGCATTCGGTGACACGGATAGTGCGACGCCAAGTGACATAACAAGGCACATGACAAGTGTCGATCTGAGTAACAATCTGAGTAGCAATCTGAGTAACAATATGAGTAACAGTCTGAGTAACAATATGAGTAACAGTCTGAGTAATAATATGAGTAACAGTCTGAGTAATAATATGAGTAACAATATGAGTAGCAATCTGAGTAACAATATGAGTAATGATATGAGTAACGATATGAGTAATGATATGAGTAACGATATGAGTAACGATATGAGTAACAGTCTGAATAGCAATCTGAGCGACACTCCAAGTAACAGAATGAATAACGGAGTGATCAAAAATTGTGGAAAGCCTAAGGAGGAGgcacaaataaacaaattggGAAAAGGCTCACACTGTGACAGTATACATGAGAAAAGTTGTTCCACTATGTGTTCTCATGAGCAAAACAGCTTCAATAAAAAGGAGGGTAAAGAATGGGATAAAGAAAATGCTAATCTATTCAACTTtgataattacataaatagtGAAGATACATtgcaaaaatatgttataaaagTTAGAATACCGAACagtatatatcatttttatcatgtAGTAAGTGATCAATTATATAGCAGTAAAATAAAGGAAGCTTATGAAATAATAGaagattttaaaaataaaaaaattctaattttaGTTAAAAATGGTTACTCATTAATGGATCTAAAAAAATACctaaacgaaaaaaaagttttctCAGTTTTACTCCATGAGAAGTTACAAATATCCCTACGGCACAACAACAAGAATTTAAGTAAAATGTGTAGAAGTTACGaagacataaaaaatttaagagaAATCGCTTCTAGGGATGAAGAGGTAGAAAAGGAggtaaaaaaagtaatagaATCAAAAGAAGCAACAACAGAAGCAGAAGTGGATGTGAAGGTggaaaaagaacaaaaacaaaaatatataaataaatttcccATTATTATTAGCTCCTTTGACAGTATTCGGggttttcatataaataaccTAGACATTGTTATACTATGTAATAAGccaaaaaatgtaaatgaatatattcatttgtgTGGGAGAGTTGGCAGAAGAGATAATATGGGACATTCAATACTATTggaagatgaaaaaaatattaacatggTCAGAAATTGgttaaataacataaaagtGGACTTTAACAAATTGCGCTTGAAAAGAGACTTATCAAAATTAGGAAAATCTTCGAGTGAAGAGAAAACAACCCAGAAGAAAAACGACttgaattatatttcatCGTGTATATTAAATGAACTGGGCGATAACACATTGTGTATATAG
- the PmUG01_14030200 gene encoding conserved Plasmodium protein, unknown function, with the protein MISDKKKIYNEDGLRYLKVYANILFKYTVEEKEKVSVELALLSEKIKNGKRLIKINIDLIVIIFFFIVLYTSNSIVNTKNFQNYIYNNINESKTYSESFYKSLSDEIKKINNDFSYATREKDYTLFKNIHSKFELSSWVKNTFTEKVSYPNFLNSNILFGNCWRITMRLYKKNGEDILRNIYKYKKIYEIYPDSIFSNDIEDARNVNSLYFDKKWNYLFSYEKSYKKIGGLYQIICEKDYDKIQEQLSQGTNIYSADFPYFIPAIILTNYNVSSVALDFLLFNPVLNMISYNVLKFAFLPNAKTYKEIVTMAASYNQFSIYFILSLAIFLLIFFIYVLTNIRKLAMVGFKLYVKSYYIQFFLIVCFLSNLTFLLIYCLCHSMLPKLASYEEGKHKMHALHSLGDVKAVADLLQEVNFTISIIELIKNILISITIVTFTLSCFVFLKRFGLLIKKYSNVEKNIKKDFLYPFFIIIAIILGCLAIFSLFSYKLFHISENVNSSMLYVFIFNVCIIFANFQGFNISSIVSEETTLSYFYSIPALFFIVTVSFSFIFFLAIKSFIKRNQKIYDAFIYQYGTKLLRHNNKYKKNKGNKIESGQDDDTIYDEGKVRKGKSFVRECSTEEKKKKTSRLNSTELIVHSHEQIDEQYEKDRSDNTQKYTGEMVSNGSGSRSSRSSGSNSSISGGVHSLYNSDDLNISNESNVYEVDPDELDNKDLCYNDILDICEKSNGNEDIRNVEKEKNNNEKKEKKKALFRIEKIFNKFLNLNDFLPLSFKKKKLILRIYNNHKKKSVGIIFSIFVYTTLLIFIMLFLINDYKKIRESDNLLKYQLENIDSSPRSSIYTKMIFHHLRKNINVNIKKGNFNFNEIKNKSDVIKWLNNSFISFLQNSPTAVGNDVHNYETFKWMDIFSIRGEEIKVNITFREKINSSNNALICDRARKNCYINIKNERLILQSKLDDIALLINNSVERIEISFILFDKNDLHSVLVTIHFVFTSSGYISKNIYFGHLFFKSFNISYFKGVVINLLFITILFSLFIVIYIYLITNFRDFYNIFLSVLSKNFVHLPMNKWQSNKLNSNMGELQNLENVNNINSHNYVNNYVSTSNYLAANNFDSTNYGFYGNYGNIHMNNKTEKSSRISLLFKMKIYLTYICEYDILNLLIFAAHFIIVVLWFVVSIYINMIEFYSNDFGSYFNVYINLFYLFSHFTNIFYLFTFLITINMFIFLSKYIKREKLYEALCFNKKQIRKCFFMLLFIYLNFFMFHYFFYGIDGFNDLTICQQLMYSVVLLLGLVNMEIYLKCNTFYFLFLVLPQLVLIRFLFIYSFFAPILASYLILIKKKKKKKKKKKKIASKKKEDFSSFTLTHLSNEQWKYLNEEIKQFAHKETHNILQYFEIFRDQLRNKEDITQILKKESDNLKENVHLLRTDLRKIQLQWKFRSKLLSSSEAYIQKINSQICMNEEIVTANKNRISSFKQYLQQVKSDL; encoded by the exons ATGATaagtgataaaaaaaagatatacaaTGAAGACGGTTTAAGATATTTAAAGGtatatgcaaatattttgtttaaatatacagtggaagaaaaggaaaaagtgTCTGTGGAGCTAGCTTTATTgtcagaaaaaataaaaaatggaaaaagattaattaaaataaatattgatttaattgtaataatttttttttttattgttctttATACCTCAAATAGTATagtaaatacaaaaaattttcaaaactatatatataacaacatAAACGAATCGAAGACATATTCTGAATCATTTTATAAATCTTTAAGTGatgagataaaaaaaataaataatgattttTCTTATGCAACGAGAGAGAAGGATTATACACTGttcaaaaatatacacaGTAAATTTGAACTGTCCTCATGGgtaaaaaatacattcaCTGAAAAAGTGTCTTATCCAAATTTTCTGAACagcaatattttatttggaAATTGCTGGAGAATAACTATgagattatataaaaaaaatggggaGGATATAttaaggaatatatataaatataaaaaaatatatgaaatatatccAGACAGtatattttcaaatgatATAGAAGACGCAAGAAATGTTAATTCTctttattttgataaaaaatggaattatttattttcatatgagaaatcatataaaaaaataggaggattatatcaaataatatGTGAAAAGGATTATGATAAAATTCAAGAACAACTTTCTCAAGGTACTAATATATACTCAGCTGATTTTCCTTACTTTATACCAGctattatattaacaaattataatgtATCTTCTGTGGCATTagactttttattatttaatcctgtattaaatatgatctcatataatgttttaaaatttgccTTTTTGCCTAATGCGAAAACGTATAAGGAAATAGTAACAATGGCTGCATCATATAATCAGTtcagtatttattttatcctttCCTTAGCTAtatttcttcttattttttttatatatgttttaacaAATATCCGAAAACTTGCAATGGTGGGTTTTAAGCTGTACGTGAAATCTTACTATATCCAGTTTTTCCTCATCG TTTGTTTCCTTTCAAATTTGACATTCTTACTCATTTATTGTTTGTGCCATTCAATGCTTCCTAAGCTGGCCAGTTACGAAGAGGGAAAACACAAAATGCATGCATTACATTCTCTAGGGGACGTAAAAGCAGTTGCAGATTTATTACAAGAAGTGAATTTTACTATTTCCATTAtcgaattaataaaaaatattttgattaGTATAACAATAGTAACGTTTACATTGTCGTGTTTCGTCTTCTTAAAGCGTTTTGGactgttaataaaaaaatatagcaacgttgagaaaaatatcaaaaaagattttttatatccttttttcatcattataGCTATAATATTAGGATGCTTAGctatattttctctttttagctataaactttttcatatttcagAAAATGTGAACTCTAGTATgctttatgtttttatttttaatgtatgtattatatttgcAAATTTCCAAGGATTTAATATTTCGTCCATTGTTAGTGAAGAAACAACATTATCCTATTTTTATTCGATTcctgctcttttttttattgtcaCTGTAagcttttcttttatattttttctggCTATTAAATCGTTCATTAAAAgaaatcaaaaaatttatgatgcatttatatatcaaTACGGCACTAAATTATTAagacataataataaatacaaaaaaaataaaggaaataaaattgaaagcGGACAGGATGATGATACCATATATGACGAAGGTAAAGTTCGGAAAGGAAAATCATTCGTAAGAGAATGTTCcacagaagaaaaaaaaaaaaaaacaagtagACTCAATTCAACGGAATTAATTGTACATTCGCATGAACAGATAGACGAACAATATGAAAAAGACAGAAGTGATAATACGCAAAAATACACTGGAGAAATGGTAAGCAATGGTAGTGGTAGCAGAAGTAGCAGAAGTAGCGGCAGTAACAGCAGTATAAGTGGTGGTGTGCACTCGTTATATAACTCAGATGATTTGAACATTTCGAACGAGTCAAATGTTTATGAAGTAGATCCGGACGAGTTAGACAACAAGGATTTATGTTACAATGATATTTTAGATATATGTGAAAAGTCAAATGGAAATGAAGATATAAGGAATgtggaaaaggaaaaaaataataatgaaaaaaaagaaaaaaaaaaggcctTATTTCgcatagaaaaaattttcaataaatttttaaacttGAATGACTTTTTACCTCtttcctttaaaaaaaaaaaacttattttaagaatatataataaccataaaaaaaaaagtgtgggaataatattttctatatttgtaTACACAACTTTATTGAtctttattatgttattccttattaatgattataaaaaaataagagaaagcgataatttattgaaatatCAATTGGAAAATATAGATTCCTCACCTAGAAGTAGTATATATACGAAAATGatatttcatcatttaagaaaaaatataaatgttaatattaaaaaaggaaattttaattttaatgaaataaagaataaaagtgATGTTATTAAATggttaaataattcttttatttcgtttttgcAAAATAGTCCAACTGCTGTTGGAAATGACGTTCATAATTATGAAACGTTTAAGTGGATGGACATATTTAGTATTCGGGgtgaagaaataaaagttaatattacatttagAGAGAAAATCAATTCTTCAAATAATGCTCTTATATGTGATAGAGCGAggaaaaattgttatataaatataaagaacgAAAGATTAATATTACAAAGCAAATTAGACGATATAGCGTTACTAATTAATAATTCAGTTGAAAGAAttgaaatttcttttattttattcgaTAAGAATGATCTTCATAGTGTCTTAGTTACCatacattttgtttttacgtCAAGTGGATATATatcgaaaaatatatattttggtcatttattttttaagtcttttaatatttcttattttaaagGTGTAGTAATTAATCTACTATTTATCACCATACTGTTCTCTTTATTTAtagtcatatatatatatcttattacaaattttagggatttttataatatatttctttcagTTTTAAGTAAGAATTTTGTCCATTTACCAATGAACAAATGGCAAAGTAACAAGTTAAACAGTAACATGGGTGAACTGCAAAATTTGGAGAacgtaaataatattaactcTCACAATTATGTTAATAACTACGTGTCTACAAGTAACTACTTAGCTGCAAATAACTTCGATAGCACAAATTACGGTTTTTACGGAAATTATGGTAATATTCATATGAACAACAAAACGGAAAAGTCTTCTCGTATTAGCTTATtgtttaaaatgaaaatttatctGACGTATATTTGCGAATACGACATTTTAAACTTACTCATTTTTGCTgcacattttattattgttgtgTTGTGGTTTGTtgtttctatatatatcaaCATGATTGAATTTTATTCAAATGATTTTGGCAgctattttaatgtatacataaatttattttaccttttttcacattttacaaatattttttatttgttcacCTTTTTAATCACAATCaacatgtttatttttttgtctaAATACATTAAAAGGGAGAAGCTATATGAAGCATTgtgttttaataaaaagcaaaTAAGGAAATGCTTCTtcatgttattatttatttaccttaatttttttatgtttcattattttttttatggtattGATGGCTTTAACGATTTGACCATATGTCAACAGCTTATGTATTCTGTTGTACTTTTATTAGGTTTAGTTAATATGGAAATATATCTAAAATgcaatacattttattttttatttcttgtaTTACCTCAATTAGTTTTAATacgttttctttttatatattcttttttcgcCCCCATTTTAGCTAGCTAcctaattttaataaaaaaaaaaaaaaaaaaaaaaaaaaaaaaaaaaaaaatagctagtaaaaaaaaagaggatttttcctcttttacATTAACGCATTTAAGCAATGAGCAGTGGAAGTActtaaatgaagaaataaaacaGTTTGCTCATAAGGAAACTCATAATATATTGCagtattttgaaatatttagaGATCAGCTAAGAAATAAGGAAGATATAACgcaaatattgaaaaaggaaagtgataatttaaaagagaATGTGCACCTTTTACGGACGGATTTAAGGAAAATACAGTTACAATGGAAATTTCGAAGTAAGTTGCTAAGTTCATCAGAGGCttacatacaaaaaataaatagtcaAATATGTATGAACGAAGAAATAGTTACTGCAAATAAAAACAGAATTTCATCTTTTAAGCAGTACCTACAACAGGTTAAATCGGACCTTtaa